The region CCATTTTTGCTATTTTATTTTCTAGTTCAATCACACTTGGATCTTCACCATAAACATCATCCCCAACATTTGCATTTTTAATAATATCTCTCATCTTTTTTGATGGTTTTGTTACTGTATCACTTCTTAAATCAATTATATTATTCATTTTGTACCTTTTTATAAATAGATAAAGATGTTAACTTTTTTATTAGAAATTGTAAAGAAAAAAATGGTTATTTTTTTAATAAATAGAAATGTTGTCAATATTTTTTGAGGAAAAACTGTATAAGGCTTTAAACATATGATTTTAAAGTCTACATCTTTTGTTTCATATTTCTTTAAGATTTATGGAATTTTTAGACAATTTACTATTTGTAAATATCACCTCTACTATCAACTTTTAATATTTTTATTTCTTCTTCATTCATGTGAAACAGTATTCTGTATTTTGATACTCTGATTCTATAAATTGGAGGTATATCATTACCTGTTAGTTTTTTCACATTCCCATCCGGTAAGTTTTGAATAGCTTGAAAGATTTTTTCTTGAAGTTTTCTATCATATTTTGAAAACTTCTTTTCAAATGTTTTAGAATATGAAATAATCATAAGTTGAATTTATTTTTAAAATCTTCATTTGAAGTAAATTCATCATTTGCTAGTATTGATAAAATCTCTTTTTCATCATCAGCTTCAAGTATCAAGTCAGCTTGTTGTTTTGTTTTAGCATTTTTTGCAATGTATTCACTAAGGCTTTCTCTAATCATTTGTGAAATTGATTTTTTTTCTATAAAACTTACTGCTCTAGCTTGTTCATATAGTTTTTCATCTATTGTCAAATTTAATCTATGCATAAATACTCCTTTACATAGTGATGTATAAGTGTATTATAGCATAAAACTTTATAAAAAGCTTTAAATATATTTATTTTTTTAATCTCTAACGTTTGAATTCACCGACAGGTTACCTGTTCGGTGCTAGGTTTTGTTGTATGAACAGCAGGATATATATCCATTACTACTTAGTTCCCTTTAAAACTTTTTTCATCTCTTTATCAAAATCTGATTCAATTTTTTGAATTTTATTAAACTCTTCATATTCACTAAATGCTTTTTGTTCTGCTTGACTTCTTGAGATACTTCCTTTATCTTCAAGTATTTTATACTCATTAAATTCAAGAAATTTATTGACTGAATTAGATAAACTCTGCATAGTAAAAGTTGTATGGTTTTTTATGATTCTTTCTATATAATCAAAGTAGCCACTTATGGCACTCTCTAAGTCTTTTATCTCTTCCTCTGTTAAATAATTTTTTGCAATAACTGAATCAGATTTTAACACTCTTCCCTCAGGCGAATTTTTCCAAGTTTGCAAGCCCATAAATGGTTTTGTTTTATCTGCTTTTTTATAGATTATTTCTGCGGAAGTTTGCCCTGTAATTGCAAAATGAAATTTATTTTGAACTGTGGCATAAAAGTCTTTTGTAGTTTGAGAGTTTTTATCGTAATCTATGCTACACTCTGCAAATATATCTGTGATTTGTTGATATATTCTTCGCTCACTTGTACGGATTGAGCGAACTCGTTCAAGTAGTTCTCTAAAATAGTCTTTACCAAAATAACGACCGTTTTTCATCCTATCATCATCCATAGCAAAGCCTTTGATGATAAACTCTTTTAGTATCTTAGTAGCCCATATCCTAAACTGTGTAGCTTGAATAGAGTTTACACGGTAACCAACTGAAAGAATCGCATCTAGGTTATAAAATTTTGTATTATACTTTTTCCCATCTTCGGCAGTATGTGCAATTTTTGCACTAACTGAATTCTCTTCTAATTCTCCACTTTCAAATATATTTTTTAAATGTTTTGTAACTACTGTTCTATCTACACCAAATAGTTCAGCTATTCTTTTTTGAGGAAGCCATAGAGTTTCATTGTGTAGATATGTTTCTACTTTTATATCATTGTTTGGTGTTGTATATAGTAGGAAGTCTGTTAGTTCATCTTTTATTGTTAAATTGTTATTCATTTTGTTCCCATTTTTTGAAAATATTATTTTAAATTATCTACAAAAATCTTTAAATGTAGATTTATTTATTGTTAGTTCATTTTCCATTATGTTAAGTGCTTGATATCTAAATAATGCAGATAACTTTTCATTAATAATTTCTATTAGTTTATATTCAAAATCAAATATTTCTAGTTTATTTGGAATTACAAAATCAACTGAACTCAGTGCTATAATATTAAGAAGATCAATCCTATATATAGGAGTTAAACCATATGATATAGCCCACTCTTGCTTTTCTATACAATCACAACAAGAGTAAGAAGAATCCAGTGCACAAACTTTAGTTATAAATTTTTCATGTGTTGTTAGATTGTCTATAAGTTTTTTATTTTCATCAAAAAAATGCTCGTATGAATATCTAGTATTATAATTATGAAGTATTGATATATTAATATTTTTATTTTCACAATAATTATAAATCTCTCGTCCATTTTTTTCAGATAGTTCAAAATCCGATATGGCACCATGATCTGTTAAAATATCATAGATTTCAGTTTTTATATCTTTTATTTCTCTCATTGAGTAACTTTCCTTGAAAACTTAATAATATAATTTTACCTAAAGATTGATTTAGTACTAATTTTATTTATACAACGTTTGAATTGAGAAATAGTTTTGCCCGTTAGGGTTAACTATTTCTCTCCTAGAACTTGTTATATGATATCTATATATAAATTATTTTTGTAACTTTTCTAACATATCACTCACAGACTTTTGTCCACCAGCAGTACTTATGAGAGATTGTGTTATAGATTTTCCAAATGAACATTGAAGCATACGAGATTCATCTGATTTTTTTCGTTCTCGGGCTATGTCTATTACCATATTATCAACTGCATATTGATGATATGGTGATTCATTCAACAGTTTTGAAAATTCAGGATATGTTTTTTCAAAGTTTTCAATGATTCTCTTAAAAGAATCAACTTCTTTATCTGGGCATATTTGCAACATACCGTATGTGGCTTGATACATGCGTGAAACAATATGTCTTTTGTCTTTTTCAATTTTGCTCAACTCTTCTGCAAATCCATTACTTAAAAAAAATATTGAAAGCACTAATAGCCGTAATAAATAACTATTTGTCATCATTTTCCTTTTGTCATATAACGTTTAAAATGAGCCGATGAATTAGCCGCAGGGTAATTTATTGGCTCCTCTGATTTGTTATATATTTACAAACCGCGTTCTCTGAGTAAATGTGTTATTTCATTTAGTGCTTTTATTTGCCTTACTTCAAAGTCAGACTGTCTTTCAAGGCTCTGAAAATATAATAATATAGGAGCAATAAACCCACCAATAGCAATTATAAATTTTGAGAATTCTGCATGACCATTAAAGTAATTCCAAATTGCAAATGCTGTTGCAATAAAGGCAATAAATAAGGAAGCATTCCTAGACTTTCGTTTCTTTTGTTTTATCTCACTATCTAGTAGGTTTTGTCTATGTTTATATTCATGTTGTAATTCATCTACATTACACTGTGATAATGGTTTATGGATATTTGTATTTGAGTGATCATTTATTACTACTTTATCAATATTGCCATTATTATTAAAATCCTTCATTTATACTGCTTCCTCCTTAATATTTCTCTCCAATAATTTGTTATATCTTTAGTTAAGTTTATCAGTTGCTTTTTTTATAATATCATCACAGCAACCTGAAACCTCAATAGATAATTTATCTAAACTTTTTCCTTTTACTAAAACTTTTGGTGTTTGATTATGTTCATTACAACGAAGTGAACCTATTGATTTTTTAATTGATTCACCAATTTGTTGTAACATTGCATTTTCTAAAGCATCTCCAATATTATTTGGGTTTACTTTTTTACCGTTTATTTCAAATGAAATTCCTATCATAACTAGTCCTTATAATTTGTTTTCCAAAGTATAGTAAATTTTATTTATCAAATGTAAAAATATGTCAATTTGTAATATATTGATATTTTTAACGTATATATTACAGCTCTATAAATGCACTATTTACTTACTAATACTAGTTCTTCTTGAGATACTCCATTTTGAATAAATAGTTCTGGTGTATGCTCCTCAGGTATATTTTCAAGCATTAATGCTGCTTTTGCTTGTTCAAAAGCAGTTTTTATTGATTTGCCAAAGCCAATAGCTGAATAAAATTGAGCCGCAAAAATTCTAGCTGCATTATCACCAATTGAATCATTCATACCTATTGCAGCCTCAATATGGTTAACAATTTCTTGAGCCTGATTTCTAGAATAGCAGGTGTTAAAAAAAACGACTCTAATATTATCCGATGTAGCTGTCATTGTTTGGACTAAAGCCTCTTTCGTTACAAGTTTTGTATTCCCTTCCTCATCCTGAAAAACAATTTCATCTTGATTAGAACCATGACCACTAAAATGTACTATAGTTGGGCTAAATTCATTTAAAGCTTGTAATATATCTAAAGGCCTTACTGCCCAAACTGATTTGAACTCTATAGATTCTTTGTAGTCAGATTTACGAATATTTTCCATAATAGCTCTAGCTTCTTCATCTAAACGTAATTGGGTTTGATCAGTTGGATTCGATGCCAAAAATAATACGTTGATTTTTTTTGGTAACTCTTTTATTTTTGATATCTCAGCTTTTGTCTGTTGATGTAAAAAATCATGCTTTTGTAGCCTAGAGTTTAATTCACTTTCTCTTTTTTTTGATTCCAACATTCGTTTTTTTTCTTCTTGTTGTTGTTTTTTATAAATTTTTTCTTCTTCTTTTATAACTTTGTTTTCTTCATTATGAAGTTCTTTTTGTTTCTGAGAAATTTTTTGATGATTTGTTGCTATCTTTTTTTCTATATCACTAATGGATTTTTCATATCTTTCTATTTCTCTTAATTTAGATTTGATTGTTGATTCAGATTTTGTTCGAGAAATAGATTGTTTTGCAGATATAATTTTATTCATATTCTCAGCAATCTTTTTTTGCTCTTTTGCATAATTTTCATTTAGCTTTAATATCTCTTGTTTTTTTCTATGAACATTATTTTTGTAAGTATCTATCATCGCCATTTATATTTCTCTCCAAAGTTTTGTTGTGTGTTCATCGCTTTGCCAACTTTACATTCTCAAAGTATTGAATGATTCTAAGAAGTTAAGTTTCCAATGACCATTTTTATTTTTAGTTGAAACTAGCTTATTATCTATATCAGAATATTCCACAGAGATATTAATTTGTTTATTTAGCTCTTCTTCTAAATACTTGTATGTTATCTCTATATTTAGTGATTTTAAATTGTTTTGATACTCTTCTTTGTGTATGATTTTAAAATCTAAAAATTTAATATCTTTAAATAATCTGCTAAGCTCTTTCATTCTATGATATTTGCTATAAATATTTGTTGGGTATTTACAAAAAAATATTAATTCATGATTTCTACTGTCTTTCAATTTTTCAAATAAATTGTCAATGAATATATCAAAGTCATTTGATACAATACTATCTATATCTTCTTTTGTTATAGGATTCCTATTTTCAACTGTAAAGTTCTTTTTATTGTTGTCTTTTGCCCAATCTCTTAATGCACATAAAATATTCCAACACTTTGCTGCTACAATTTTATTCCCATAATTTACATCTCTTCCATGTAAAATACCATTTCTATAGGGTATTGTAATTGGTTCTAGGCTAGTTGTTTTTCTAGCTTGGTTTACTATTTTCTGAATTACCTGTAATCCTGTTTGATGACCAACTATTGAATCTTCAATAATCATATCAGCATGCTTTGTAAAGAAACCAAACTCATGGTCTATATCATTTGTAATACCATCTATTGCAGATAATAATAACGGAATACAAGAATAATACCGTTCATTTAAATAATCTTCTTTTGCAATCTCAATAATTTCAATTCTGTCTAAAAAGTATTTTATAAATAGGGTTCCGACATTAGGTAAATTATCAAGATGACAGTTTTTAAAACATGTTATTTGATCTATAAAAGTATTGATAAAATTTTCATTATAAATATCAGAAAAAAACTCATCAATCATTTCAATAGATTTATGTTTTTCATATCTTTCTATCGCATCTTTCATAACTTTATCATCAAAAGAATCAAATGCTATCCAGCAATCATTAGAAAAATATGTATTAAATTTATCTGGTAACATTAATACCTCCAAATATTTTTCTTTCAGTTTTTTATGTTCTAATGATAATTGTTTATTGTTTACTTTATTTATTTCATTAAGTTGCTTTTTCATTTTAGGTATATCTATAATCTTATCCATTTAGACCCCAATTTGTCTCATATTAGTTTTACACACAACGCATGAAGTGAGGGACGATGTAACCCCTAATGACACTTTAAATTACTTTCTCACTCACTTTAAAACGATAGCTTGTTGAACCTACTTAAAAGCCGATGGGTTACTCGTTCCTCTCCTCTGTTTTGTTATAATCCCTTATCTAAGTCTATATTAAAAAAGTTATTATATTTACTATCTTCTTTAGTAAAAACCATAATATCAAATTTACTTCGTGTTATCCCAGCATAAACCATCTCTTCATTATCATTTTCATCAATAATTAAAAATAAAGTTGGTGTTTCGTATCCTTTAAAACTGTGAATAGTTGATATTTTCATTACACCACTGTTTAAGTTAAAACCAATCTTTTTATTTTTTCTAATTTTTTCAATTTCTTTTTTATTGATTCTTTCAAACATTTCTTTTGTTTCAAATGTTGTTAATGTATTTTCATTATACTTTGTTCTTATAATATAATCAATTTCCCTTAGTAAGTTTACATTTGAAGATAATATCGAAATATCATTTGGTTGGATATTATTTTGTCTAATTTCTTCATAAATTGATTTTACCAGTATATTTAATCTATCATTTTGATAATGTTTAATTTTATATATACCTAAATTTAATGATGGGGTATTTGATGAGTCATCATAAGTATCAATTTCATATTTTTTATCAAAAAAAGATTTTTGAAATCTTTTTGCTAAGTTTAATATTCTACCACCATCACCTTGATGTCTGATAGATTTATTTAAATATTCCCATCTTCCAAATCCTTGCACAATTTTTGGTTTTTGTTCATTATCTAATTCTCTATTATAAATATTTTGTTTTTCATCTCCAAAAAGAATCATTTCTGAATCTTTTTCTAAAAAATACTCTCTTATTATTTTAATCCATTCAGGTTTATAATCTTGTATTTCATCAATAAATATAGATTTAAATTTAGGAATATTTTCATGATATTTTTCAAATAGTTTTGTATTTGAAAAATAATTTTTATCTAAGTAATTTGAAATCTCATCGTTATTTATATTTTCAGGTAATTCAAAATCAATATTAAGATTATTTAATAATTGAGTAATTAATTGATGATAGTTAGTTATGTAAAAATACTTCCAACTAAAGTTATCTCTAACATTACTTATTTTATCATGAATATAACTTTTTAAAGTTATATTAAATGTTAATACAAGTACAGTTCCATTATGTCTTTTGTGTGCATTTACTGCTCTTTTAGCTAAAACTACAGTTTTACCTGAACCTGCAACACCTTTTATTTTTTGATGTATTGACTCACTTACAATTAATTTTTCTTGTTTTTTACTATACTGAATATCTATACCTTGCTGAAGAGTATGATACGGTGGTTGTAAATATCTATGAAACTCTTTATAAATAGCTTCAGTAAATAAGCTAGAAGTTTCTTTTGGTAATATTATTTTTTGTAAATTATTATTACCTACTGCATAATATCTTATGTCTCTATCAATTTTAGATTTTTTTTGTTTTAAGTACTCAAGTTTTTTTTCATAATTGTCAAATGAAATCTTTTTTGATCTAAAATCATTATGACACCCTTGCTCTAAATTTCTATAATAATTTAAGATAGTACTATAAAAAATATCTATATCTTTTTTTGTAGCTTTATGAAAATATACATATGGCTGTATTCTCCCATAAAATTGTTTATTTTTAATTTTTTCTTTCAATAATCCATTAATATGCAAATTGAAAAGATTATCTTTATAGCTAAAAACTTGTTGAAATGGCGATTTAAGGAGTGCATTATTTTGTTTTAAATACCATTTATTATTTTCATCAATTTTATATAAATCTAAATTCCAATCTTTAACCTCAATAATAGATACACCAACATTTTTTTGCATTAAAATTATATCAGGCATATCTCCATTTAAAAATGGTTGAAAGTATATTTCAATATCATCAGATAAATTATCAATTAAATATCTAATTAAAAATAATTCTCCTTCTGTTGGCTTGACTTTCAGTCTTTCAATATTTTCTAATGTTGGAAATATTTTAGCCATCATATCCACTTATTAGTTCTTTATCCATATTGTATGCCTTGTGATTATAACTATTTAATAACAATACATTATATATAAAACACCCTAAAAATCAACAAATAACATGCACAAAAAATGTCGTATATTAAAATGCCTACAAATACCTTAAATAAGCTATTTCTGTAGATATTAGTATAAAAAATATTAGAAATAGAGATGGGTTTTAAATAAATTTTAAGTTTATGATATGCTTTTTATGTATGTTTAATGTGGATATTTAGACGATAACAGTACATAATGTATGTATATTAAGGTAATATCGTAATAAACCTGCAATATTTTAAGTGTATATAAAATTGAACTAAAAGAGAAAACTCTTTTAGTCTTTAAGTGATTTAACAATGTTTTCCATTGCAACATTTGCTTGTTCATTTGGTGCTTCAAGAAAATTTACTACAAAACTATCTTCAAGTTCTACTACACCAATTGATCTTGGTCTTACAGCTAATACTTCAGGTGTTGGTATCTCTTTACCAAAACAAAATACTATGTTTTTTGCTTCTTTGATTGCTGGATTAATATCACCTTTGATATTTACTGTATGGTCATACTGATTAAAAGTTGCTATATAAGCAATAATTTCATTAACATCTATTTTCTTTTTCAAAGCCTCAATTATCTCATCAACAGAGGAGTATGTTAATTCACTTTTTGTAAACTCAATTTCAAATATGTGGTACTTTTCTTTAAAAATTTTTTGTTTCATTATTATCCTTTCAATGTTATAAATGATTTGATTACGCAATCCATACGTTCAGGTATATCTGAAGTATCCATTTGCATATAATCGGTTTGAATTTTGTATATTAATTTATTTTCTAGTTTAAACTCAAATACTAAATATCCTGCGTATAGTTTACATTTAGTACCTTTTTTGCCTATATCTTCTTTATCATTTTCTAGAATATAATAGTCAATAATAAGTTTTTCATCATATGATATTTTCTTTTTTTGGTATTTTTCAAGTGTAGAAAGTAATATCTCATCAGCTTTTTTTATATCAATATAATTTAATATTTTTGATTCCATATATTGAGCTTGTTCAATTCTAGATTTGATAATAAAATTTCCACTCTCAAGAAGTTTGATTGCTTTATTAGCAAGATTTTTATTTGCTATTTTTTCAAAAGTTGTAGTAGTTTTTTGGCAAGGAACTCTTTTCTCTTTTTTTAAAGGATCATTATCTTTTTTTGTGATAATACCATATCCAAAAAAAACTAATACAGCAGCTATTAAAATATAATAAATTTTGTTCATCCCATTTCCTTATTAGTTTTAGTTATTAAAATTATAAATTTATGAAATGTTAGCAGAAGTTTTATTATAAGAAATTTAAATAGAACTATTATAATTTTAGGTTATAATAGTTCTATTTTGTAGTAACTGTAAGTTTAAAATTGATCCATTTGTTTTTTGAACTTTTCCCTTCTGTAGTCTCAAGGATTTTTAGTGAACTTTCTTCTACATTTTTAATATTTATTAAATAATCTTTTAAAGACTCAATTCTATTTTGAGATAGTTTAATTAGTTCTTCTTTAGTGACAACTTGTTTACTTGCTAATAAACTTTTGATTTTTGCAACATAACT is a window of Halarcobacter sp. DNA encoding:
- a CDS encoding type II toxin-antitoxin system RelE/ParE family toxin — translated: MIISYSKTFEKKFSKYDRKLQEKIFQAIQNLPDGNVKKLTGNDIPPIYRIRVSKYRILFHMNEEEIKILKVDSRGDIYK
- a CDS encoding AAA family ATPase — translated: MAKIFPTLENIERLKVKPTEGELFLIRYLIDNLSDDIEIYFQPFLNGDMPDIILMQKNVGVSIIEVKDWNLDLYKIDENNKWYLKQNNALLKSPFQQVFSYKDNLFNLHINGLLKEKIKNKQFYGRIQPYVYFHKATKKDIDIFYSTILNYYRNLEQGCHNDFRSKKISFDNYEKKLEYLKQKKSKIDRDIRYYAVGNNNLQKIILPKETSSLFTEAIYKEFHRYLQPPYHTLQQGIDIQYSKKQEKLIVSESIHQKIKGVAGSGKTVVLAKRAVNAHKRHNGTVLVLTFNITLKSYIHDKISNVRDNFSWKYFYITNYHQLITQLLNNLNIDFELPENINNDEISNYLDKNYFSNTKLFEKYHENIPKFKSIFIDEIQDYKPEWIKIIREYFLEKDSEMILFGDEKQNIYNRELDNEQKPKIVQGFGRWEYLNKSIRHQGDGGRILNLAKRFQKSFFDKKYEIDTYDDSSNTPSLNLGIYKIKHYQNDRLNILVKSIYEEIRQNNIQPNDISILSSNVNLLREIDYIIRTKYNENTLTTFETKEMFERINKKEIEKIRKNKKIGFNLNSGVMKISTIHSFKGYETPTLFLIIDENDNEEMVYAGITRSKFDIMVFTKEDSKYNNFFNIDLDKGL
- a CDS encoding virulence RhuM family protein; the protein is MNNNLTIKDELTDFLLYTTPNNDIKVETYLHNETLWLPQKRIAELFGVDRTVVTKHLKNIFESGELEENSVSAKIAHTAEDGKKYNTKFYNLDAILSVGYRVNSIQATQFRIWATKILKEFIIKGFAMDDDRMKNGRYFGKDYFRELLERVRSIRTSERRIYQQITDIFAECSIDYDKNSQTTKDFYATVQNKFHFAITGQTSAEIIYKKADKTKPFMGLQTWKNSPEGRVLKSDSVIAKNYLTEEEIKDLESAISGYFDYIERIIKNHTTFTMQSLSNSVNKFLEFNEYKILEDKGSISRSQAEQKAFSEYEEFNKIQKIESDFDKEMKKVLKGTK
- a CDS encoding CHAT domain-containing protein → MAMIDTYKNNVHRKKQEILKLNENYAKEQKKIAENMNKIISAKQSISRTKSESTIKSKLREIERYEKSISDIEKKIATNHQKISQKQKELHNEENKVIKEEEKIYKKQQQEEKKRMLESKKRESELNSRLQKHDFLHQQTKAEISKIKELPKKINVLFLASNPTDQTQLRLDEEARAIMENIRKSDYKESIEFKSVWAVRPLDILQALNEFSPTIVHFSGHGSNQDEIVFQDEEGNTKLVTKEALVQTMTATSDNIRVVFFNTCYSRNQAQEIVNHIEAAIGMNDSIGDNAARIFAAQFYSAIGFGKSIKTAFEQAKAALMLENIPEEHTPELFIQNGVSQEELVLVSK
- a CDS encoding DUF6858 family protein, producing the protein MKQKIFKEKYHIFEIEFTKSELTYSSVDEIIEALKKKIDVNEIIAYIATFNQYDHTVNIKGDINPAIKEAKNIVFCFGKEIPTPEVLAVRPRSIGVVELEDSFVVNFLEAPNEQANVAMENIVKSLKD